The Coffea arabica cultivar ET-39 chromosome 2c, Coffea Arabica ET-39 HiFi, whole genome shotgun sequence genome includes the window CAAGGAGTGGGAGAGCAACCCCAAGTTATTCGAGTTCAAAGATGCCGGAGCGAACTGCGTCGCCGTGGGAAGCTCCCCACGCTTTAAGGTTTACGACGTggattttgggtttggaaggccGGAGACGGTGAGGAGCGGATGCAACAACAGGTTTGATGGGATGGTGTATCTGTATCCGGGAAAGAGTGGAGGTACAAGCATTGATGTGGAGATCAGCTTGGAGGGCAGTGCCCTGGAGAGGCTGGAGAAGGATAAGGATTTCCTCTTAGACTTTTAGAGGCTTGAATATTTATTTAGTTGTGCAAACTTAGACTACAAGTTTGTGTGATTTGATGATGGATTgggaaaaggttaaaaaaaaaaaaaaaggctgcaGGTCTCCTGTTAAGTACCCTCAAGCCTTGTTTCCCTGGATTGTTTTGCGATTTTATGAGAATGGTTGTGGGATTATATAATTTGCTTGTGCTAGATGTTAACATCCATCTTCATGTTTTTACATACGGAGGAGAATTTCTGAATTGTTGCTTTCAAGTTTTAATCATACACGGGTGCATTTCGATTGTAAATTATTACGCCTTATTTACATACGTTACCTTACTTGTATcatcaatatattttttaattatttttttatctcacatacgttatatcaaaaaaaaattacagttttttttttcacaaaattatcttaaataatttacaatccaaacaataatgtcatcgtgaattttttttttcaaaaaataattaaaaaaatcatcGTGACCGTTGCTAAAGAAATTGAGATTATGAAAGGACTGGCTATACAATTAGGAAAGAAACATACGCCATCTACGCTTTGAATGAGAGGGGAAGGCAGCCATAACATACGCCACTAAGCATTGGCTTCTCAAAGTGAGACCGGGAAAGGCTGCAATGGGGATTGTGTCTTTGCTTGATTAAGAACACAACcatgaaaagagagagagaaccgCTCTAGTCTCCGGAAACTACTCGCCTGATTAAAGTGATTGGCAATTTTCACTCCCAGAGAAAAAGCTGTACgttaataattcacaatccttTTTATCCCATCCCTGCCATGTACACCAAGATATTTTTTACCCTCCACTTTCCTATTGTGAAGTATACATGTTAAATGTTTCTAATTTAATCGAAAACTTCACGTACGTCCAGAAATTAGACAGTATGTTTTGAGTTTGATGTTATGGTCAGTTTATAGACTAATCACCAAATACATATAACAAATGCTATGAAATACATTCAACTGCAAAAACTGACAAAGAGAATAGGGGTGGATTAACTTGGACTAACCACTTCACACTAAATAACAAATGTCATAAAAtacatttaatccagaaaaaCTAAATAAGGGAATAGGAGTCAATTAACTAATCTAACCAACAAAACTGCAGTTGCATAGTCTCAGGTATCTCTCTCAGGCTTCCCAGGAGAAGGCATGGCCGAAGCAGCATCTTGAGGACTGCCTGAAATCACTGACAGAAAGGTGAAAATCAGAGATTACATGATTGGGGGCTACAGGATTTGGCTCTATCATTGAACATCATAAATAAGGTTTCAAACTTGGACGTGTTTATAATTTATTGACCTTGATTCTGGGTTTCGATTTTAGACTGACTTTCACCAGAAGATGCTGTCTCTATCTGCTGCTCAGCAGCAAGGTTTTGAATTTCCGGCTGATTCTCACCAGGAGATTTGCTCTCTCCCTCTTCCTTTGCAGCAGCTGCTCTTAGCTGCTGCTCAGTTATCTTTAGGAATGCTTCACTTGAAAATGGTTTGCCAGGGGATGCAGAACCATCTTCATGCATCAGAACATCATACATTCAGGGAAAGAAAGGTAAGATTTTGTCAGCTTGGCCTTTAATGTTAAGTTGAGAGACGGATCAGTAAGGCAGGCCGTAAAAGATACACTTTTCATTCTAAAGAATAAAACAACTAATAGCTATCTAAATCTAGATTTAGATTAAGACAGCCAGGAAACAGAGCCAGACAACTTTTCTAATTTAATGAAGTTGGTAGATAACAAACTTCAAATCCGCATCTTTCAAAACCTTTATGACATAAAAACTTTCTGCATGGTTCTAATGTCTCGAGCATTTGACATGATTGCAGCCTAAAACACTTCAATACTTGTTTACACCTAAGCTGATGCACAAATCACAAATCAAGGCGATACAAAAAAGACTCCTAATGCAATAGTATAACACCtgaaatttagaaattttaatAACTCACTAGGATCGATCTCTGTTGGAGAAACCTCAGAACTTGGGTCTGATGAAGGGCTTGAGGTAGTCTTGGTCGGATTAGAGCTGAGTGTGCTCTTGGTTGAAGTTTGAATGTCATCAAGAccaatctctctctcaagtGTGCTTTTGAATTCCCTAGAAACGTCCTAAGTAGAAGAACAAAAAAATTGCAGCATTAAGACTCCTACTCAAATTTACTCAGGGAAGCACCTCATTTAGGATCAAGTTTTACCTGAAGTTCCCTAATTGTAGGTTGAAATGCGCGTAATGTTTTTCCCAAATTACGAGCAACCTATCATCAAAAGATCCTATCAAAATACAGCATAATATTATGGAATAATATTGTTAATGCATATAATGctttttcattgttttcttcacttttgcatctagatacatGTGAAGAGACACTAAAATCCAAACAATTCGTAAAAAATGAAAGCAATTGTATTAAAATGCTGCAAATGCACATAGGACATTTTACAAAAGATTTCCAAATTTTCCCTACTTTCAGGTAGACTTCAAAATCTTGGTGTACATTGGCAGCACCTCATTAACACATCTAATTGTCTTTGGAAACAAGAGACATTTCAAATTATTCATGCCAACAAGAACAAGGAAAAGCTAGATGTTGAAATATTAAAATGATATTCTTGGAGAGCTTAAGGAAGCAATGAAACTGTGCCAATTTCCCAGAGAAGTATTAAGGCTTGTTTGTGTTAGAGTAAAGGAACGAAgttaaagaaaattaaaagaaaatggagTCTGATCGaataaaacttcaaaaattgtTAACTTGGTCAATCATACCTTGAACTTAAAGTTTATAAGAGGGTACATCAGCTGAAAGTCCATATGAATGATCACTTTGTCTCTTCACTCCAAAACTAGCCAGAAGAAAGACCTTTTTAATCGTTTCTCCTATTTTTCCCCTTCCTTACCGTTTTCTCTTCTTGTCTTTCTTTCCGGAATTCAAAAGCATAGCCCTAAACTGGATTTCTAGCAGAAAAGTGCAGATACTCTTCAGGTTTTATTGTATAATTGGATGCAGTGATAAAAGGTTAGTGCTTAATTAGCTTTGTCTAGTGACAGACCTATGTAGATAGCATATCATACTAGTTCCAAATATCTATTCAAAAGCCAAGCTCTAAAAGGCAATCTAGCCACAATCAGTAAGGTGCTTCCACGTAATTCAAATACAATCATCAGAGCATTAAGGTGAAGAATCATTTTGGACTAAAGTTCCCTAAAATGAACAGGCTTCCAAATGGTCATTGCTTCCTGCTTTTACTGATCGAGCAACCTTCATGTATATTCCCAAGTGACGGAGAAAATAGGAAAAACTTAATTTGGAATTCATAATCATGACCAAAAATAGTACAGAAAGAACTCACCTCAGCAAGACCCTTGGGGCCAAAAACTAACAAAGCCACCACTCCGATCACCAAAACCTCAGGAGCCCCAACCCCAAATAGAGATGCGTAAACACCTATTCTTTTACGTTTGCCGCTTCTTTctggcccaaaaaaaaaaaaacaagagcaTCTTAATGGCCCTTGAATATTACTaaaacaaaatatttttttaaaaaatggggtATAAAAAGAACATTTCTTGCTACCATCTTTAGCTGTGGCAATTGCATCACAACAAATTTACAAACTTGGGATTTGTGCTTGCGCTGCTATACACACGCATATTTGTTCGGGTTCAGAAGTCACGGAAACAGCTCAAACCTAGACGAGAAGAAAGTACCAAGTTTTATGAGGTGTTGCGCGGAGGAGATGCCAAAACGCTTGAGACCGGTCCATTGGTGGGTTTGACAGAGACCCAGCTGAGGAAGCCAGATGGAGAAATCAAAACTTGAGCTTTGGGAGGATACTGAAATTGCAGAACTGGAGAGGCCCCAGATGGTGTGCCTCCTATTTGTGGACGAAGAAGAAGACAGTGATGAGAGACGGAGCGATGATGCAGTAGGACTTAAAATTGCAGAAGCCATGTTTGGAAAATggggaaaataaaatgaaaatatagCTTGGACTTGGAGGTGTGTTTTTCTTCGtcttccttctctctctctctctctcttttgcttTTCCCCTCTTTTTATGGTATTAAAACTTATTTCTAGGGCCTCGGCAATTATGGAAAGTATCAAGTTTGATTTTCTAGGATTATAGTTCTTATTAATGATATTTACATGTCATTTCaactttttaaatattttagctGCATGTTTTTCCCCAATATATACAAGTAATTTTACttgaaaaatattcaaaaacatGTTCAAGatgctaaaaaaaataaatatcattattacatttttctttttcatctctttttttttattttttggtaaaaaaaatgtGGGTtcggcaattttttttttttttttcacttcaacTGTTTTTGGGTGGGCCACAATCCTTCAAAGTCCGCATGTCCTTCTTTTGTAATCCGTACAGTTCTCCAGCAATGTGGTCGTGAAGGATTGTGCTTGAATTGGTCCAGGTGAGAGTATGCTTTAATTGGGCTTTCCATTATCAAAGCCCATTGCAGGGCTCACTATCTATTCCACCAGTATCAAAATCCGAGAACTGCTCACCCAGAGAGCATTTCTTGGCTGCATTGGGCCATTAGCTACCAAATTTACTCAGCTTCTCTAGTAGGTCTAAAACAATTTATTGAAGGAAAAGAAGGTGGCGTTAATGTGTGCAGTTCTCATTGGTTGTTATTttgaaaagaagggaaaagaaaaaccacaagaagaaagaaaatgtgtCAATTTAATTATGGACCAACCACCACCTACTTGAACATGTGGTATGCCGGATAGTCTTTTGGCTTTGTAGGACCATAACCATCTCCGGTCGCCCGTTGGTGAAATATCCAAATAGGAAGCACGTCTTCATGGGACCCATCAAGGTTTTCAAAATCGGGATCCTATCTAGAATCGTTTTTTGGTTTATATGATCGGATCGTAGAATCGGTAGATCCTACaaaaaaatgtaataaattgtcatatttataatttttaagtttgcaaTTCATAAATATAGTAACAAATAATGTAATTCATGTGCAATCAATATAATTATATTGTTAATTAAGGTTAATTCATTTCTAAAGGCTCTAAACCatattaatttattataataAAGATACAAAACACTAGCTCCATGTGATAACCTATAACAAAGATCATTTATTCACTTTAGTGAATTATGTGAGTCAAATTTAAAGATTCATCAAATTTTCTAGGTTTGGAATTGAACTTAATTATTTACATGGATTTAAAACACTCTGAATATAGTTTACAACGCAACAAACGACATTGAATTTCGAGTTTTATGCAcaaagatatagtcaaaatactaaaattattatttaatttattaaaaataataaaatcgtACCAGGATTGTAGGTTGGATTGTTAGTCTTGATCTGAATCATAAGATTCTACGATTCGGATCGCGATCCTAATAACTATGAACCCGATACAGAGTCCAGCAGCTAAACCCCTAAAATGATACTCCtactgcccaaaaaaaaaaaaaaaatcctgagAATATCGAATGATATAtattagattaaaaaaaaagatagtaaGGAATGAGCCACAATCATCAAGTGATAAGGATGGCATGGGAAAGGCAGCAGAAGTTGCAAAAGCAGAAAGGCTCATGAAAGCCATGAAGAAAGTAGTTTCAAAAGGCAATGACTGATGAGATGATATAAAAGCAAAGGAAGAGCTTTTGCTTTCACTCGGAGTCGGGGCTTTGGCTTTTTGGGTTTCTGGTGACCAACACACGAGCGCGCACAAATTGACCGTATCGTCGTGAAGGCTAATAATAACAGGGCAGCAAGTTTGAGTTGTGATATCATTGTCAATCAAAGTGGGGGAAAAAAGAAGAGTGAAAAGgggcaataataataatgtttttATGGGTGTTGCTAATTTGCTATGCCACGAAGACTTTACAGCAGACGCGGAATGGAAACCCACCCGTGCGCAGATTAAAAGTAGTTATAGTTGATTACTAGTGAGTACTACACGTCCTACTACCAAACATGGACCCTGCCTAGTGGTTCAAATTCCACAGTCATAATATGGATATTGTAAATGAGTaaaagtaaatcttatatacactgtcacGGCTAGATGCATGACAcgtatgtaaaatttgaattatgtGTTATGTATCCAATGATAAAAATATATACACAGTCAGTGTATGGAAAATTAATCAAATGAAGAATAGCAATGAGTTTCATAAAAATCGATTGAGGGTCCAGTAACCTTCGTAGCAATGGATTATAGTAATAAAAGAATAATGAACAACTCAAGTGctactttattttttaatagcTAATCATGATATCCATGTAAAAAAGATTTGTAAAACTCATTAACTGATTAAtcttaaataaatatattatgtattaatataattaaagttaaaacTCATTATTCATTCTCTTGAAACCCACttaccaaatatcttccaaattacaatcaaaattcaaaaagagGCGGAAGCCGTGGAGCTGGAGCGGAAATGCCtaatcttgtttggattgttattttcagaagtttttgtaaaaaattatattataataatttaatacatgtgagatttttttttaaaaaaaaagtaattgaaaaaatgtgtttatgaaaagtataaaaattttgatatgaaaTACCACAATCCAAACTATATTAATAGATAGAGGCTTGTTTGTGCGTGTCACTGTCGTCCACCTCCACAGTCACACACGAGAGGGTGCATAATTAATTTCTTGCACGAAAACTCATCAAACGAGTGGATGCGCACACGTGCATTAGCTTCGACAAAAAGCTCCCctgttttttttaacaaaaggtTGTGGTACTGGTAACAGATCGATGGAAAGCTTCTTCCCAACCAAAAAACGAAATCCCTTTTCTGGGCTGTTTCTTTTTCCTGAAACATATAAACTGCATATATTTGGAGATTGGTGAAAGGCAGGGGATTTGGTCCATTATGCCCCTATCATACTATTTGAGGAACCAACGACCTCCGCTCCCTATTTAAACTAAAGTCGATGGACTTAGCACTAGCAGTAGTATTACTACtattccctccgtcccattttgatagtcatgtttcttttttcacacagtttaagaaaaatagttaattttattgaaaaagtaaatttaaattgctattttcctaaaataccctcacattaaatagagtacaattttatgggaacttgaattgatggtaaaaaaagaatcaattctCATTAAATGGAATAGgcttatagtaacaacaacttatattaaataaacgtattttaagaaaattaaaatacagcTACATTTtttaattggaaagtggactataatttgggacagacgaaaaagaaaaataggactatcaaagtgcGACGGAGGAAGTACTATTTTTCAATTCAACAAAACCAACACAAACTATATATATTAATGTTCCCTTCGTCTTGAATAATACAGACAAATTCCTAAATGGCATTATGGAAGTGCGTTaggaaaaattgcaaaattcTAACCTGCTGGCCCATTGATTGACCTTGCAGAAGAAATACTATATGAAACTCCATAAACGGAGAGTGAAGAAAGAACAAGGAGTATATGTTGGGGAGCGAAGATCTTTCGGTTCTCGAGCTCTGGGCTATTTTTAATCACCTGAGCTTAAAAGTCAAATGAGATACAGAGATTAAAATTAATCACAAATCCCAACATTAAAGAAATTTTGCAGAATTCGATGGTCCGTCGGATCCAAAACCGGTTGCCCAACACGACCAAGATCACGGTCGTCACGTGACCCAAGTAAAAATACTCGGGTCCCATTTTGATGAGTTAGAAGCATAAATCTAATTTATTATCGTCCTAAAATACTCTAATATTAAATGGAACAtgactaattaattttacaGTAATTACAACAATATAAGAGTGACGGAAAGTTGCACTGTTCAATAACAAAAGAGTATTTTAGAGaacttcttttctctttctctctctttttttttttcttttaaaaaaatttgtctaACTAAAACTTCCTCCAACTCTCTTCTCATGATCTTTTTCTAATAGGAGAAATCCTCTCTATAGTTTATTTTCATCTGTGTGAATAAAATCTCTTCTAGTATTTTCTAATGAAAGTTTATTTTCTCCTTAGGATTGTCCAGTGAAAGTTTCATTCTTTCCtaaatttttttgtgaaatttcttgataatttttttcatttttcttttattagatTTGAGTTTTTTCTAGAATTTGATTATTAgatttgaaatttcttgaagCTATTCGATATATCTCATCATAATATCTGGATTTGAAACAGTTTTAATCAGCAGGTTTGGCGATTGGAAACATGCACAGATGTCCGTAAAGATACAATTATTTGGAATTTTATAAtgtaatttttatgatttttcgtGTTTGTAGTATCCTTTTTTCAGATTTGTTTTTTAATATCTGTATATGTTTGATGATGTAATTTCTgagattttaatgaaattataatatttcattataaaatattttagaaaaattaaaattaactaTACTCTTTActtaaaaagtaaataataatttaagacggatgaaaaaataataaaactatcaAAGTGAAGTAAGACGGTGGAAATATTACATATTTACTCCTTCCAAGTGATGCCCAACCTGTGCCGGCTGTGCCTTCGGTGCTctccaatgttttaaaaattggATCGGGCCGGCCGGTTCGAtcggttgaaccgcgaaccggccatggtaCCGGTCCGGTTCAATGTCATAGTTGATTTTGTCAGAAAACCGGTCAAGAACCGGTCGAATCGTTATTGAACCGGTTTTcaaccttctttttttttttgcaaaatgcagcTATCAAAATTCGAattcaagacctttgtaatagaaaaCCAATGTATTAACCGTTGCACTATTACATcctattagttttttttgataacttatttatataaagcaaacactcatatttattttttccatttttcttacaaaatctcattctctcatggctctttctttttaaatttcaactcactcactctctcactctctattctcttttttttttgtcactcctttttaatcaaacctctttatttttaatttactgatgttttcttccatcttttaattttgtttttgtccattaaattgaaaaaagttcaaaaagaattatttttaacccaaattatttaatgctacaaccactcacttttatctcattttttgtttcttatcaagtttacatttctattttcgattttcttgacttctttcgaacttcaaacttccttttttaaattgcaatcactaaaacgtaaattaaaatttaagttcacaatatctaaattctcatagacgtgaattttgtataattttaaaatattgtgatatttttggtttggatttagatataattgaaattgagatgaaatttatttgttttaacttataatttaaaaaatttatttttaaaaaatccaagttattaaaaaatagtaaatctttcatcatataaagtattaaattaatcaattacatgtcttattttgta containing:
- the LOC113724996 gene encoding sec-independent protein translocase protein TATB, chloroplastic-like isoform X2, which produces MASAILSPTASSLRLSSLSSSSSTNRRHTIWGLSSSAISVSSQSSSFDFSIWLPQLGLCQTHQWTGLKRFGISSAQHLIKLERSGKRKRIGVYASLFGVGAPEVLVIGVVALLVFGPKGLAEVARNLGKTLRAFQPTIRELQDVSREFKSTLEREIGLDDIQTSTKSTLSSNPTKTTSSPSSDPSSEVSPTEIDPNGSASPGKPFSSEAFLKITEQQLRAAAAKEEGESKSPGENQPEIQNLAAEQQIETASSGESQSKIETQNQGSPQDAASAMPSPGKPERDT
- the LOC113724996 gene encoding sec-independent protein translocase protein TATB, chloroplastic-like isoform X1, yielding MASAILSPTASSLRLSSLSSSSSTNRRHTIWGLSSSAISVSSQSSSFDFSIWLPQLGLCQTHQWTGLKRFGISSAQHLIKLERSGKRKRIGVYASLFGVGAPEVLVIGVVALLVFGPKGLAEVARNLGKTLRAFQPTIRELQDVSREFKSTLEREIGLDDIQTSTKSTLSSNPTKTTSSPSSDPSSEVSPTEIDPNGSASPGKPFSSEAFLKITEQQLRAAAAKEEGESKSPGENQPEIQNLAAEQQIETASSGESQSKIETQNQVISGSPQDAASAMPSPGKPERDT